The Aeromicrobium sp. Leaf245 genome includes a region encoding these proteins:
- a CDS encoding helix-turn-helix domain-containing protein, with the protein MQELLGRIARLDPSASLGLRVIACFDELVVGNVNTRALLAAAASLAACPAGFRQRSPARTIRITPDGHHVPSGAPPPSPRPEMVSAPAGDLEVWLEREGAAQPNDAIILERLALAVRIRHGHGRREFDNRRHFGLLVDESVTENQRCVSATALGLNIDRDYRVAAAPLFAVWDAHPSGPEDVVPTRFGPIHAVVVPADAGSVAASPCGVGSATRPVDLHRSFRTALVALRLCEPPTTGLVHADDLGGLVGLLADTGDTTTSPDVERLATVLTHPWGLPTVQAIISTGTVRQAARAAGVHHSTMQDRIDTMEQTLDFDPLDGFGRTRLGTAHLMWRLRTSHVLELPPPH; encoded by the coding sequence GTGCAGGAGCTCCTCGGGCGCATCGCGCGGCTCGACCCGAGTGCGAGCCTCGGCCTGCGCGTCATCGCCTGCTTCGACGAGCTCGTCGTGGGCAACGTCAACACCCGAGCGCTCCTTGCCGCCGCCGCTTCCCTCGCCGCTTGCCCGGCCGGCTTCCGCCAGCGTTCCCCCGCGCGGACCATCCGCATCACCCCCGACGGACACCACGTGCCATCGGGGGCGCCCCCTCCCTCACCTCGTCCGGAGATGGTCTCCGCACCGGCGGGCGACCTGGAGGTCTGGCTCGAGCGGGAGGGGGCGGCACAGCCGAACGACGCCATCATCCTGGAGCGCCTGGCCTTGGCGGTGCGCATCCGTCACGGGCACGGGCGCCGCGAGTTCGACAACCGTCGGCACTTCGGGCTGCTCGTCGACGAGTCGGTCACGGAGAACCAGCGCTGCGTCTCGGCCACCGCCCTCGGCTTGAACATCGACCGTGACTACCGCGTCGCGGCCGCACCTCTGTTCGCCGTCTGGGACGCTCATCCCTCCGGACCCGAGGACGTCGTCCCGACCCGTTTCGGACCCATCCACGCAGTGGTCGTCCCGGCAGACGCCGGCTCCGTGGCGGCCAGCCCCTGCGGCGTCGGGTCCGCTACCCGACCCGTCGACCTGCACCGCTCGTTCCGCACCGCCCTCGTGGCCCTTCGGCTGTGCGAGCCACCGACCACGGGCCTGGTGCACGCCGACGACCTCGGCGGCCTCGTCGGCCTGCTGGCGGACACTGGTGACACCACGACCAGCCCAGACGTCGAGCGCCTCGCCACCGTCCTGACCCACCCCTGGGGACTGCCCACCGTCCAAGCCATCATCAGCACCGGCACCGTCCGCCAGGCCGCGCGCGCGGCGGGCGTCCATCACAGCACCATGCAGGACCGCATCGACACCATGGAGCAGACGCTCGACTTCGACCCCCTCGACGGCTTCGGCCGGACGCGGCTGGGCACCGCGCATCTCATGTGGCGCCTGCGCACCTCCCACGTGCTCGAGCTGCCGCCCCCTCACTGA
- a CDS encoding serine/threonine-protein kinase has product MIADRYELDREIGRGGATSVWVAHDTVLGRTVALKRLGHAPGSSEIDAARAEREAHLAARVHHPNIVAVYDIADDDEHTWLVMEYVDGPTLADLCDGMPLEADRAARLLAQVADALAAAHDAGMIHRDVKPSNVFVADGDVAKLGDFGIARREIDEALTRTGLITGSPAFLSPEIARGRTATTASDVWAFGITAFHAATGSPPFDVADDDPITAVQKILDSATPILPADHPLAPVVAATMQQEPDERASMREVAGLLHDIVHPGAPRRSALADLLIDHVSRDDFADDQPPRPAPASIAPVRSTAATELTAPPDSTVRRDPHATRVTPLPAPEQPSRGSHAAPPPMWRDRRFALAAAAAVAVLASAVTGVALSSGGDDGSSTVASADGGEGSGGESTSLAERLEKFANTYVTTAAGDPRKGFELLTTEYQQASGGLSGYESFWSKVEDVRVERVSPDPEAMRVTYIYSYLYEGSRRTETVTLQLTKDGSSYLIDGAESI; this is encoded by the coding sequence GTGATCGCAGATCGCTACGAGCTCGACCGTGAGATCGGTCGGGGCGGTGCCACGAGCGTGTGGGTCGCGCACGACACCGTGCTCGGTCGTACCGTCGCGCTCAAGCGCCTCGGTCACGCGCCCGGCTCCTCCGAGATCGATGCCGCCCGTGCCGAGCGCGAGGCGCACCTCGCCGCGCGCGTGCACCACCCGAACATCGTGGCCGTCTACGACATCGCCGACGACGACGAGCACACCTGGCTCGTCATGGAGTACGTCGACGGACCGACTCTCGCCGACCTGTGCGACGGCATGCCGCTGGAGGCCGACCGCGCCGCCCGCCTGCTCGCCCAGGTTGCCGATGCGCTCGCCGCCGCGCACGACGCCGGCATGATCCACCGCGACGTCAAGCCCTCCAACGTCTTCGTCGCCGACGGCGACGTGGCCAAGCTGGGCGACTTCGGCATCGCGCGCCGCGAGATCGACGAGGCGCTCACGCGCACCGGCCTGATCACCGGCTCCCCGGCCTTCCTCTCCCCCGAGATCGCCCGCGGGCGCACCGCCACCACGGCGAGCGACGTGTGGGCCTTCGGGATCACCGCGTTCCACGCCGCCACCGGGTCCCCGCCGTTCGACGTCGCCGACGACGACCCGATCACGGCCGTGCAGAAGATCCTGGACTCGGCCACGCCGATCCTCCCGGCCGACCACCCGCTGGCTCCGGTCGTCGCGGCCACCATGCAGCAGGAGCCCGACGAGCGGGCCTCGATGCGCGAGGTGGCCGGCCTGCTGCACGACATCGTCCACCCCGGCGCACCGCGCCGGTCGGCGCTGGCCGACCTGCTGATCGACCACGTCTCCCGCGACGACTTCGCCGACGACCAGCCGCCGCGACCCGCGCCCGCGAGCATCGCGCCGGTGCGATCCACGGCTGCCACGGAGCTCACGGCGCCGCCCGACTCGACCGTCCGGCGCGACCCCCACGCCACCCGGGTCACGCCACTCCCGGCGCCCGAGCAGCCGAGCCGGGGCTCGCACGCCGCTCCCCCGCCGATGTGGCGCGACCGCCGCTTCGCCCTCGCGGCAGCAGCCGCCGTCGCGGTCCTGGCCTCGGCGGTCACCGGCGTGGCCCTCAGCTCCGGCGGTGACGACGGCTCCAGCACCGTCGCCTCGGCCGATGGAGGCGAGGGCTCCGGTGGGGAGTCGACGTCGCTGGCCGAGCGGCTCGAGAAGTTCGCCAACACCTACGTCACGACCGCCGCCGGCGACCCGCGCAAGGGCTTCGAGCTGCTCACCACCGAGTACCAGCAGGCCAGCGGTGGGCTCTCCGGCTACGAGAGCTTCTGGAGCAAGGTCGAGGACGTGCGCGTCGAGCGCGTCTCGCCCGATCCCGAGGCCATGCGCGTCACCTACATCTACTCCTACCTCTACGAGGGCAGCCGGCGCACCGAGACCGTGACGCTCCAGCTCACCAAGGACGGCTCCAGCTACCTCATCGACGGCGCCGAGTCGATCTGA
- a CDS encoding alpha/beta hydrolase: MFPPTITPDLIDFMRTSYASPPLGDLLRDRGIERQDHTCRGHQGDPLELSVLRHRAATGRVPVVVYAHSGGLMFGDRFSGIDLVLDWVDELGAALMTVEYRLAPECPDPYGREDMYQALLWLADHAEQLQVRTDRIMVAGASAGGGLAAGLALAARDRSGPSLCGQVLDYPMLDDRCSTPSTSQFDGVGVWDRISNITGWDALLGDARGSTTVSHYAAPSRATNLADLPPAFIDVGAAEIFRDEAIDYANGIWRAGGDAELHVWSGAFHACDIFAPHTTVGRSMIAARNSWVEKILAD; encoded by the coding sequence ATGTTCCCGCCGACGATCACCCCGGACTTGATCGACTTCATGCGTACGTCCTATGCGTCCCCACCGCTGGGGGACCTTCTCCGCGACCGCGGCATCGAGCGCCAAGACCACACGTGCCGCGGCCACCAGGGGGACCCCCTGGAACTCTCGGTCCTACGGCACCGTGCCGCGACCGGCCGCGTGCCCGTCGTGGTCTATGCACATTCGGGTGGACTGATGTTCGGAGACCGTTTCAGCGGCATCGACCTCGTGCTGGACTGGGTCGACGAGCTGGGCGCAGCGCTCATGACCGTCGAGTACCGCCTCGCGCCGGAATGCCCTGACCCCTACGGCCGGGAGGACATGTATCAGGCGTTGCTGTGGCTCGCGGACCACGCCGAACAGCTGCAGGTTCGCACCGACCGCATCATGGTGGCGGGGGCAAGTGCCGGCGGCGGCTTGGCTGCGGGTCTTGCCCTGGCCGCTCGCGACCGGAGCGGACCCAGCCTCTGCGGGCAGGTGCTCGACTACCCGATGCTGGACGACCGGTGCAGCACGCCCTCGACCTCACAGTTCGATGGAGTCGGGGTGTGGGACCGGATCAGCAACATCACCGGTTGGGACGCGCTGCTGGGGGATGCCCGAGGGTCGACGACGGTCTCGCACTACGCTGCCCCGTCCCGCGCCACGAACCTCGCCGACCTCCCCCCCGCGTTCATCGACGTGGGCGCGGCGGAGATCTTCCGCGACGAGGCGATCGACTACGCCAACGGCATCTGGCGCGCAGGGGGCGACGCCGAGCTGCACGTCTGGTCAGGCGCCTTCCATGCCTGCGACATCTTCGCTCCTCACACGACCGTGGGCCGCAGCATGATCGCAGCCCGGAACTCGTGGGTGGAGAAGATCCTTGCCGACTGA
- a CDS encoding S8 family serine peptidase, protein MRTRRTPLLRAGAASTIALALAVTSASTAGAATDDPRAKLDKAPERTVQTDEVKDAPASDKLGQADRELLADARSDGAKRVTVMIATERKATKAVVDSLESAGAWVGRVDDKLGYVRASVPTSRVEKVAALSKVDAVDLDETIPIDDPQPGKTSTAGSAPSTAPGKGTPDANPYMPTRETGTVDFKKKNPRYDGRGVTIGIIDSGVDLDHPALQKTSTGDRKIVDWVTGTDPVLDSDGTWRPMVTEVSAAPTFSYASATWTAPRSGDFRVSRFSESITAGSEPGGDVNRDGDTTDQFGVLYDTSTNDIWVDANQDRTFTDAEKMRPYKEAFQVGHFGTDTKGTDVVESMPFVVEFREDVSLAPYGLPGTADFVNIGIVEDAHGSHVAGIAAANSMFGGDMDGQAPGAKIVSSRACTWGGGCTSAALLDGMVDLVTNRGVDVVNMSIGGLPALNDANNARATVYDRLIDDYGVQLFISAGNSGPGLNTIGDPSVAGKVVSVASSISKETWKSNYGSVVSAPLALHPFSSRGPTESGGFKPNISAPGSAISTVPQWLKQPDLAEAGYTLPVGYAMFNGTSMASPQAAGAAAVLLSGTFAKEIPVTPKRLRDALYSAAKPFKGESVAGQGTGQLDVAGAWKLLQKKATTADYTTDAPVCTPLSDFLAKPGRGTGVYNRCAAGEGGQVLKKAKAYNVKVTRTSGTAKSVKHRVRVVGNDGTFKAPKTISLAKGKAATLKVTATTKKQGAHAAIVEIDDPATPVVDHRVMVTVVQSSALAKPAFSQESRGTVERNRSTSYFVTVPEGSKALQVNLSGIATRSQTRFIAINPYGVPVDSTASTACYTNFSDAKACKPTSRSYADPLPGVWEIEVESRRTSPLLENPFTLTAAAQGITVEPATQDVAPAADGGPIDLAWTLKNEFGAVAVTPRGGDLGSALSERKSIDDGDQQSYEVEVPEGASSLTATIGSTSDAGADLDLTVLGPDGSQAGQSADGDSEESVTLEAPDAGTYTVVVDGYAVPTGTTEYDYLDVFYSGGLGTLDVDGGELQLARGATAEVTGSLTATAEPTNGRVLFGEMQVVSSEGAVLGSGSVRVTGSEPEPTPSPTPSATGSTAPAAPATAQPLKPSPGTAEQE, encoded by the coding sequence TTGCGCACACGTCGCACACCTCTGCTCCGAGCAGGAGCAGCATCCACCATCGCCCTCGCCCTCGCCGTCACCTCGGCGAGCACGGCGGGCGCCGCCACCGACGATCCACGGGCCAAGCTCGACAAGGCTCCCGAGCGGACCGTCCAGACCGACGAGGTGAAGGACGCTCCCGCGTCCGACAAGCTCGGCCAGGCCGATCGCGAGCTCCTCGCCGACGCCCGCAGCGACGGCGCGAAGCGCGTGACCGTCATGATCGCCACCGAGCGCAAGGCCACCAAGGCCGTGGTCGACTCGTTGGAGTCCGCCGGCGCCTGGGTCGGCCGGGTCGACGACAAGCTCGGCTACGTCCGGGCCAGCGTCCCCACCTCCCGCGTCGAGAAGGTCGCCGCGCTCTCCAAGGTCGACGCCGTCGACCTCGACGAGACCATCCCGATCGACGACCCGCAGCCCGGCAAGACCTCCACCGCCGGCTCCGCGCCGTCCACGGCGCCCGGCAAGGGCACCCCCGACGCCAACCCCTACATGCCCACCCGTGAGACCGGCACAGTCGACTTCAAGAAGAAGAACCCGAGGTACGACGGCCGCGGCGTCACGATCGGCATCATCGACTCCGGCGTAGACCTCGACCACCCGGCCCTGCAGAAGACGAGCACCGGCGACCGCAAGATCGTCGACTGGGTCACCGGCACCGACCCGGTGCTCGACAGCGACGGCACCTGGCGCCCCATGGTCACCGAGGTCAGCGCCGCTCCGACGTTCTCCTACGCGTCGGCCACCTGGACCGCGCCGCGCTCCGGCGACTTCCGCGTCAGCCGGTTCAGCGAGAGCATCACCGCCGGCAGCGAGCCGGGCGGCGACGTGAACCGCGACGGCGACACGACCGACCAGTTCGGCGTGCTCTACGACACCTCGACCAACGACATCTGGGTCGATGCGAACCAGGACCGCACCTTCACCGACGCCGAGAAGATGCGCCCCTACAAGGAGGCGTTCCAGGTCGGCCACTTCGGCACGGACACGAAGGGCACCGACGTCGTCGAGTCCATGCCGTTCGTCGTCGAGTTCCGCGAGGACGTGAGCCTCGCGCCGTACGGCCTGCCCGGCACGGCCGACTTCGTCAACATCGGCATCGTCGAGGACGCCCACGGCAGCCACGTGGCCGGCATCGCCGCCGCGAACTCGATGTTCGGCGGCGACATGGACGGTCAGGCCCCCGGCGCGAAGATCGTGTCGTCCCGTGCCTGCACGTGGGGTGGCGGCTGCACGTCCGCGGCCCTGCTCGACGGCATGGTCGACCTCGTCACCAACCGCGGCGTCGACGTGGTCAACATGTCCATCGGCGGGCTGCCGGCGCTCAACGACGCCAACAACGCCCGCGCGACGGTCTACGACCGGCTCATCGACGACTACGGCGTGCAGCTGTTCATCTCGGCCGGCAACAGCGGCCCGGGCCTCAACACGATCGGTGACCCGTCGGTCGCCGGCAAGGTCGTGAGCGTCGCCTCCTCGATCTCCAAGGAGACCTGGAAGTCCAACTACGGCTCGGTCGTCTCGGCGCCGCTGGCCCTGCACCCGTTCTCGTCGCGGGGACCGACGGAGTCCGGCGGCTTCAAGCCGAACATCTCCGCACCTGGCTCGGCGATCTCGACGGTGCCGCAGTGGCTCAAGCAGCCCGACCTCGCCGAGGCCGGCTACACGCTGCCCGTCGGGTACGCGATGTTCAACGGCACCTCGATGGCGTCGCCCCAGGCCGCCGGCGCCGCAGCCGTGCTCCTGTCGGGGACCTTCGCCAAGGAGATCCCCGTGACCCCGAAGCGTCTGCGCGACGCCCTGTACAGCGCGGCCAAGCCCTTCAAGGGTGAGTCCGTCGCCGGTCAGGGCACCGGCCAGCTCGACGTCGCGGGTGCCTGGAAGCTGCTGCAGAAGAAGGCGACCACGGCCGACTACACGACCGACGCACCGGTCTGCACCCCGCTGTCGGACTTCCTGGCCAAGCCGGGACGTGGCACGGGCGTCTACAACCGCTGCGCCGCGGGTGAGGGCGGACAGGTGCTGAAGAAGGCCAAGGCCTACAACGTGAAGGTCACCCGCACGTCGGGCACGGCCAAGTCGGTCAAGCACCGGGTGAGGGTCGTCGGCAACGACGGCACCTTCAAGGCGCCCAAGACGATCTCGCTCGCCAAGGGCAAGGCCGCCACGCTCAAGGTCACGGCCACCACGAAGAAGCAGGGTGCCCACGCGGCCATCGTCGAGATCGACGACCCGGCCACCCCGGTGGTCGACCACCGCGTGATGGTCACGGTCGTCCAGTCGTCGGCCCTGGCCAAGCCTGCGTTCTCCCAGGAGAGCCGCGGCACGGTCGAGCGGAACCGTTCCACGTCGTACTTCGTGACGGTCCCCGAGGGCTCGAAGGCCCTGCAGGTGAACCTGTCGGGCATCGCGACCCGCAGCCAGACGCGGTTCATCGCGATCAACCCGTACGGCGTGCCGGTCGACTCGACGGCGTCCACCGCCTGCTACACCAACTTCAGCGACGCCAAGGCCTGCAAGCCGACGTCGCGAAGCTACGCCGACCCGCTGCCGGGTGTGTGGGAGATCGAGGTGGAGTCGCGCCGCACGTCGCCGCTGCTCGAGAACCCGTTCACCCTGACGGCCGCGGCCCAGGGCATCACGGTCGAGCCGGCAACCCAGGACGTCGCTCCGGCGGCCGACGGTGGCCCGATCGACCTGGCCTGGACGCTGAAGAACGAGTTCGGCGCCGTGGCGGTCACCCCGCGCGGCGGCGACCTGGGCAGCGCCCTGTCGGAGCGCAAGAGCATCGACGACGGTGACCAGCAGTCGTACGAGGTCGAGGTGCCCGAGGGTGCCTCGAGCCTGACGGCGACGATCGGCAGCACGTCCGACGCCGGTGCCGACCTCGACCTGACGGTCCTCGGACCCGACGGCTCGCAGGCCGGTCAGTCCGCCGACGGCGACTCCGAGGAGTCGGTGACCCTCGAGGCGCCCGACGCCGGCACCTACACCGTCGTGGTCGACGGCTACGCGGTGCCGACCGGCACCACGGAGTACGACTACCTCGACGTGTTCTACTCCGGCGGCCTCGGCACGCTCGACGTCGACGGTGGCGAGCTCCAGCTGGCTCGCGGTGCCACCGCGGAGGTGACGGGGTCGCTGACCGCGACCGCGGAGCCCACGAACGGGCGTGTCCTGTTCGGCGAGATGCAGGTCGTCTCGTCCGAGGGCGCGGTGCTCGGCAGCGGGTCGGTGCGGGTCACCGGCTCGGAGCCCGAGCCGACACCGTCACCGACGCCGTCCGCCACGGGCTCGACCGCTCCGGCGGCACCGGCGACGGCGCAGCCGCTGAAGCCCAGCCCGGGCACGGCCGAGCAGGAGTAG
- a CDS encoding cyclase family protein, giving the protein MSRYPWWDLHARLREECASVDLTHAFHPGQPHFPVFPDEQRSQVFEVERDGFAVHRYELVGQWGTHVDPPSHFVDGARTLDLIGVEQMILPLVVIDVSERVVDDPDTVVRLEDVEAWEDAHGPVPEGSFVALRTDWHRRWPDDDAMANRDEEGVAHYPGWSREVLEHLVERVGVAAVGHETTDTDPGSSTSAGDYGLELYLLQQDRWQIELMAHLDQVPPAGALVVAAWPKPQGGSGFPARVFALVPRARP; this is encoded by the coding sequence ATGAGTCGGTATCCGTGGTGGGACCTGCACGCCCGGCTGCGCGAGGAGTGCGCGTCCGTCGACCTGACCCACGCCTTCCATCCTGGCCAGCCGCACTTCCCGGTCTTCCCCGACGAGCAGCGGAGCCAGGTCTTCGAGGTCGAGCGGGACGGGTTCGCCGTGCACCGCTACGAGCTGGTGGGGCAGTGGGGCACCCACGTGGACCCGCCCTCGCACTTTGTCGACGGTGCGCGGACGCTGGACCTCATCGGCGTCGAGCAGATGATCCTGCCGCTCGTCGTCATCGACGTCTCCGAGCGGGTCGTGGACGACCCCGACACCGTCGTGAGGCTCGAGGACGTCGAGGCCTGGGAGGACGCGCACGGCCCGGTCCCGGAGGGCTCGTTCGTGGCCCTGCGGACCGACTGGCACCGCCGGTGGCCCGACGACGACGCGATGGCCAACCGCGACGAGGAGGGCGTGGCGCACTACCCGGGATGGTCGCGCGAGGTGCTCGAGCACCTGGTCGAACGGGTGGGGGTGGCCGCCGTCGGCCACGAGACCACCGACACCGACCCGGGCAGCTCCACGTCGGCCGGTGACTACGGCCTCGAGCTGTACCTGCTGCAGCAGGACCGCTGGCAGATCGAGCTCATGGCGCACCTCGACCAGGTTCCGCCGGCCGGTGCGCTCGTCGTGGCGGCGTGGCCCAAGCCGCAGGGCGGCTCGGGCTTCCCGGCTCGAGTCTTCGCGCTGGTGCCGAGAGCGAGACCGTGA
- a CDS encoding alpha/beta fold hydrolase, giving the protein MSTLESNGIQIEYTDHGGDGRPVVLIHGWPLSGASWSEQVPALTASGYRVITYDRRGFGASDKPETGYDYDTFAEDLAGLLEQLEVTDATLVGFSMGGGEVARYLGARGSERIRSAVFAAAVPPFLLKTDDNPDGGLAQEDVDGMKQGVESGREGFLDGFTTDFFSANGELKVTEEQRQEAIALVEPASTTAMLGCIDAFGTTDFRADLEKIDVPVLVVHGDADGIVPFEVSGKRTGETVKDATVHVVADGPHGFNVSHADELNRVLLEFLQR; this is encoded by the coding sequence ATGAGCACGCTCGAGTCCAACGGCATCCAGATCGAGTACACCGACCACGGCGGCGACGGTCGACCGGTCGTCCTGATCCACGGCTGGCCCCTGAGCGGCGCATCCTGGTCCGAGCAGGTACCCGCCCTGACCGCCTCCGGCTACCGCGTCATCACCTACGACCGTCGTGGGTTCGGCGCCAGCGACAAGCCCGAGACCGGCTACGACTACGACACCTTCGCCGAGGACCTGGCCGGGCTGCTCGAGCAGCTCGAGGTCACCGACGCCACGCTCGTCGGCTTCTCGATGGGCGGTGGCGAGGTCGCCCGCTACCTCGGCGCCCGCGGGTCCGAGCGCATCCGCTCGGCCGTGTTCGCCGCTGCCGTCCCGCCGTTCCTGCTCAAGACCGACGACAACCCCGACGGCGGCCTCGCCCAGGAGGACGTCGACGGCATGAAGCAGGGCGTCGAGTCCGGCCGCGAGGGGTTCCTCGACGGGTTCACGACCGACTTCTTCAGCGCGAACGGTGAGCTCAAGGTCACCGAGGAGCAGCGCCAGGAGGCGATCGCCCTCGTCGAGCCCGCCAGCACCACGGCGATGCTCGGCTGCATCGACGCCTTCGGCACCACCGACTTCCGGGCCGACCTGGAGAAGATCGACGTCCCGGTCCTGGTGGTCCACGGCGATGCCGACGGCATCGTCCCCTTCGAGGTCTCCGGCAAGCGCACCGGCGAGACGGTCAAGGACGCCACCGTCCACGTCGTGGCCGACGGCCCGCACGGGTTCAACGTCAGCCACGCCGACGAGCTCAACCGCGTGCTCCTGGAGTTCCTGCAGCGCTGA
- a CDS encoding fatty acid desaturase, protein MAYADVREYTHLTDEEVEAIGRELDEIRAQVEADRGQADRDYVMRIITLQRRLAAAGRITLFASMFPPAWLLGTALLSSAKILENMEIGHNTMHGQWDWMNDPEVHSSSWEWDTTQPAEQWKHSHNYIHHQFTNVLGHDNDVGYGILRMSRDQKWTPYNLGQPIYNALLAMFFEWGVALHDLDIEAIRKGEKDPKLLKRQLKQIGDKVGKQALKDYVVYPALTGPAFMSTLTANFTSNIIRNVWAYMIIFCGHFPDGAVHFTEEELEDETRAEWYLRQMLGSANFQGGKLLHIMSGQLGYQIEHHLFPDLPSNRYAQISEKVQDICGRYGIPYTTGPLHRQYGQVLRTIMKLSLPNRRTKDDATPPPVPRGRRRDDERPGRRHELGRWTSTAAAQ, encoded by the coding sequence ATGGCCTACGCCGACGTCCGCGAGTACACCCACCTGACCGACGAGGAGGTGGAGGCGATCGGGCGCGAGCTCGACGAGATCCGCGCCCAGGTCGAGGCCGATCGCGGTCAGGCCGACCGCGACTACGTGATGCGCATCATCACGCTGCAGCGTCGCCTCGCCGCGGCCGGGCGCATCACCCTGTTCGCCAGCATGTTCCCGCCGGCCTGGCTGCTCGGCACGGCACTGCTGTCGTCGGCCAAGATCCTGGAGAACATGGAGATCGGCCACAACACGATGCACGGCCAGTGGGACTGGATGAACGACCCAGAGGTGCACTCCAGCAGCTGGGAGTGGGACACCACCCAGCCCGCGGAGCAGTGGAAGCACTCGCACAACTACATCCACCACCAGTTCACGAACGTGCTCGGCCACGACAACGACGTGGGCTACGGCATCCTGCGCATGAGCCGCGACCAGAAGTGGACGCCCTACAACCTGGGGCAGCCGATCTACAACGCGCTCCTGGCGATGTTCTTCGAGTGGGGCGTGGCCCTGCACGACCTCGACATCGAGGCGATCCGCAAGGGCGAGAAGGACCCGAAGCTGCTCAAGCGTCAGCTCAAGCAGATCGGCGACAAGGTCGGCAAGCAGGCGCTCAAGGACTACGTCGTGTACCCGGCCCTGACCGGCCCGGCGTTCATGAGCACCCTCACGGCGAACTTCACGTCCAACATCATCCGCAACGTGTGGGCGTACATGATCATCTTCTGCGGGCACTTCCCCGACGGGGCCGTGCACTTCACGGAGGAGGAGCTCGAGGACGAGACGCGCGCGGAGTGGTACCTGCGCCAGATGCTCGGCTCGGCGAACTTCCAGGGCGGCAAGCTGCTGCACATCATGAGCGGGCAGCTGGGCTACCAGATCGAGCACCACCTGTTCCCCGACCTGCCGAGCAACCGCTACGCGCAGATCTCCGAGAAGGTGCAGGACATCTGCGGGCGCTACGGCATCCCGTACACGACCGGTCCGCTGCACCGTCAGTACGGACAGGTGCTGCGCACGATCATGAAGCTGTCGCTGCCCAACCGCCGCACCAAGGACGACGCCACGCCGCCCCCGGTCCCGCGTGGGCGTCGCCGCGACGACGAGCGTCCGGGCCGTCGCCACGAGCTGGGGCGGTGGACGAGCACCGCCGCTGCCCAGTGA
- a CDS encoding ferredoxin reductase: MADSLIEKSPVLRRVRSVGKALTTPLHPDDYLKLINPLWSARQLRGRVERVEQVTERSATLVIKPGWGWSFDFHPGQYIGIGVEIDGRFHWRSYSLSSAPVRSEGTVAITVKAMPEGFLSEHLVSGLEPGTIVRLESPQGDFVLPDPPPERVLFVVGGSGITPVMSILRTLDRRDSMPDVFLAYSAVDEDDMMFLDELRELAQKRESFTFYERFTDTDGFLTPDQLGDICSDWAERETWACGPQPMLDAIVEHYEKLGREDELHVERFTLGATETDAEGGTITFGDTGKSIEADGATTLLEAGEKAGVNMLFGCRMGICHTCDVPLLSGRVKDLRSGDEHTEGEYVQTCISVAATDCTLKI; encoded by the coding sequence GTGGCTGACTCACTGATCGAGAAGTCGCCGGTGCTGCGGCGGGTGCGCAGCGTCGGCAAGGCGCTCACGACGCCCCTGCACCCCGACGACTACCTCAAGCTCATCAACCCGTTGTGGTCCGCACGTCAGCTCCGCGGCCGGGTGGAGCGGGTGGAGCAGGTGACGGAGCGGTCGGCGACCCTGGTCATCAAGCCCGGGTGGGGCTGGTCCTTCGACTTCCACCCCGGTCAGTACATCGGCATCGGCGTCGAGATCGACGGCCGCTTCCACTGGCGCTCGTACTCGCTGTCGTCGGCCCCGGTCCGCTCCGAGGGCACGGTGGCCATCACGGTCAAGGCGATGCCCGAGGGCTTCTTGTCCGAGCACCTCGTGAGCGGGCTCGAGCCGGGCACCATCGTGCGGCTCGAGTCGCCGCAGGGGGACTTCGTCCTCCCGGACCCGCCGCCGGAGCGCGTGCTGTTCGTGGTGGGCGGCAGCGGCATCACCCCGGTGATGTCGATCCTGCGCACCCTCGACCGCCGCGACTCCATGCCCGACGTCTTCCTCGCCTACTCCGCGGTCGACGAGGACGACATGATGTTCCTCGACGAGCTGCGCGAGCTGGCCCAGAAGCGGGAGTCGTTCACGTTCTACGAGCGGTTCACCGACACCGACGGCTTCCTGACCCCCGACCAGCTCGGCGACATCTGCTCGGACTGGGCGGAGCGCGAGACGTGGGCGTGTGGTCCGCAGCCCATGCTCGACGCGATCGTCGAGCACTACGAGAAGCTCGGCCGCGAGGACGAGCTGCACGTCGAGCGCTTCACGCTCGGCGCCACCGAGACCGACGCCGAGGGCGGCACCATCACCTTCGGCGACACCGGCAAGAGCATCGAGGCCGATGGGGCCACGACGTTGCTCGAGGCGGGCGAGAAGGCCGGCGTCAACATGCTGTTCGGCTGCCGCATGGGGATCTGCCACACCTGCGACGTCCCGCTGCTGTCCGGTCGCGTGAAGGACCTGCGCAGCGGTGACGAGCACACCGAGGGCGAGTACGTGCAGACCTGCATCAGCGTCGCCGCCACCGACTGCACGCTCAAGATCTGA